From the genome of Plectropomus leopardus isolate mb chromosome 13, YSFRI_Pleo_2.0, whole genome shotgun sequence, one region includes:
- the chek1 gene encoding serine/threonine-protein kinase Chk1 — translation MAVPFVQDWDLVQTLGEGAYGEVRLLVNRQTEEAVAVKVIDTSQAKECAENVKKEVCVHKMLNHQNIVRFFGHRKEGVTMYLFLEYCTGGELFDRIEPDVGMAEKDAHRFFQQLIAAVEYLHTKGITHRDIKPENILLDDKDNLKLTDFGLATMFRFKGRERLLSRLCGTLPYVAPELLSQTEYKAQPADIWACGIVLTAMLAGELPWDQPTESCQEYSDWLQKKTYLPPWKKIQPMPLSLLSKLLLASPDARITIADIQKERWFTQGVKQPPLGSGGNKHLRSDAGVISRTNSDDRNVSSSQPDFAAGGWEAMLLISQLEGQVSFSQPTKPEHMLLGSQLLGTPGASQSPWQRLVRRMTRFFTTVNAEVSLSALTDACDGLSLGFKLTCTKQVTVSTLDKRKNKLIFKVHLLEMNQRVLLDFRLSKGDGLEFKRLFVKIKQKLGDIISTQKILPPMT, via the exons atGGCTGTGCCTTTTGTTCAAGACTGGGACCTTGTTCAGACTCTGGGAGAGGGAGCCTATGGAGA AGTGAGGCTGCTGGTGAACAGACAGACGGAGGAGGCGGTGGCAGTGAAGGTGATCGATACCTCTCAGGCTAAAGAGTGtgctgaaaatgtcaagaaGGAGGTCTGCGTCCACAAG ATGCTCAACCACCAAAACATTGTGCGTTTCTTTGGCCATCGGAAGGAAGGAGTGACCATGTACCTCTTCCTGGAGTACTGCACCGGAGGAGAGCTGTTTGATCGAATCG agCCTGATGTCGGGATGGCGGAGAAAGATGCTCACAGATTTTTCCAGCAGCTAATAGCAGCTGTG GAATATCTCCACACTAAGGGCATCACGCACAGAGACATAAAGCCAGAGAACATTTTGCTGGATGACAAAG ATAACCTGAAGCTGACAGATTTTGGCCTGGCCACCATGTTTCGTTTCAAAGGACGAGAGCGTCTCCTGAGTCGACTCTGTGGGACTCTTCCCTACGTGGCTCCAGAGCTTCTTAGCCAAACAGAGTACAAAGCTCAGCCCGCAGATATCTGGGCTTGTGGGATCGTCCTCACTGCCATGCTGGCTGGAG agTTGCCGTGGGACCAGCCCACTGAGAGCTGTCAGGAGTATTCAGACTGGctccaaaagaaaacatacctacCTCCTTGGAAGAAAATACAGCCAATGCCTCTTA GTTTGTTGTCCAAACTGTTGCTGGCCAGTCCAGATGCTCGCATCACCATCGCAGACATACAAAAAGAACGCTGGTTCACTCAAG GTGTAAAGCAGCCGCCTCTGGGCTCAGGAGGAAACAAACATCTTCGATCAGATGCGGGAGTCATATCCCGCACCAACAG TGATGACAGGAATGTTTCCAGCTCTCAGCCTGATTTTGCAGCAGGTGGCTGGGAAGCCATGTTGTTAATCAGCCAACTCGAAGGCCAAGTCAGCTTCTCTCAGCCGACCAAGCCGGAGCACATGTTGCTGGGCAGTCAGTTATTGGGCACACCGGGAGCCAGTCAG TCACCGTGGCAGAGATTAGTGCGGAGGATGACTCGTTTCTTCACCACTGTGAATGCCGAAGTCTCCTTATCCGCCCTGACGGATGCCTGTGACGGCCTGTCACTCGGCTTCAAACTCACCTGCACCAAACAG GTGACTGTGAGCACGCTGGACAAACGCAAGAACAAACTCATTTTCAAAGTCCACCTGCTAGAGATGAATCAGAGAGTGCTGCTGGACTTCAGACTGTCTAAG gGTGACGGTCTAGAGTTTAAGCGCCTCTTTGTGAAAATAAAGCAGAAGCTCGGAGACATTATCAGCACTCAGAAGATTTTACCCCCCATGACATGA
- the LOC121952549 gene encoding V-set and immunoglobulin domain-containing protein 10-like 2, with protein MVAQLLGLAFLFLPTRLVTCATSVVKVNPNWEVVYRDTSVYGVVGRAVILECGPTLPDMYIWSFTKPGTEAIRAVVYDLGKGQRIQKLAESLGRLTVISNSAAVSIEKLPLAAHGLFTCQAFYDIEREPKVYYYYVHLTVRVPVSKPYLLMSDASPVEGSTMWMRCNLDNGTGPIRYIWQHETRGGNITAFSQGNTSVINVTDVNRNHTGWYRCVASNAVNSESSNRLWLDTIFGPDIPQIDVTPYSITERGYSALERETVSLLCQAHSNPASQYVWFYNNSQVYTGPQLTITKILRMHTGDYACLAQNTYLNTRSKKTISLTVYYPPDGSPSCSVEPALNHTSLRLLCSWPGGFPSPSLHWTGHLRQVGQAEADTGLQTNPVTNTALLLSSESLTANDTLFTCMGSHLALQQSAECSTRSYIPPAEPVCFAYVTNNKQYLMLSCSWDGGAPKALVWWEGPGGQGKGVEENSNILILRYGTARGGKPYTCHAKHPLLTQTKTCRLTLEAPVLLTRRRVVSVYEGSDVQLTCNLRENYLPVSEITWFNNQGVGVQDTSKYALIRTSAWANLTVRDTDETQDSGEYRCSTSNAVGGTEINVTLVVKRHPMPPNATLLSVVYNSRQRNEVDLEWQVENQAGGGWTGFILQHRWVSERPGRRGSNNDTEETEDRISPPVWYRNIIQDPEARSHTIARLIPTVTYQFRIIPINHRTIGHPSAAKTPAEPRLNMYPAIIGAAIGGMLIAAILTALLLIFIIRNRNNNPRLHDMLFGLQHSQSRENINFPEDEVVARSEGGIEEIGESPSPGPSMALPRAASPLTTSQAPPPGEEPVNVTITVKATGS; from the exons ATGGTGGCCCAATTGCTAGGGCTGGCCTTTCTGTTTCTACCTACCCGCCTGGTCACCTGTGCGACATCTG tGGTGAAGGTCAATCCCAACTGGGAGGTGGTGTACCGGGATACCAGTGTGTATGGCGTAGTTGGCAGAGCGGTGATCCTGGAGTGTGGTCCCACCTTACCTGACATGTACATATGGAGCTTCACCAAGCCCGGAACTGAAGCCATAAGAGCTGTGGTGTATGATTTGGGGAAAGGACAGAGGATCCAGAAGCTGGCCGAGTCGCTCGGCCGTCTCACAGTCATCTCAAACAGTGCAGCTGTGAGTATCGAGAAATTGCCACTGGCTGCACACGGCCTCTTCACCTGCCAGGCTTTCTACGACATAGAACGGGAGCCCAAAGTCTACTACTACTATGTGCACCTCACTGTCCGAG TTCCCGTCAGTAAGCCTTACCTCCTGATGAGCGATGCATCGCCTGTGGAGGGATCTACAATGTGGATGCGCTGCAATCTGGACAATGGGACCGGACCGATCCGTTATATTTGGCAACATGAGACCCGAGGTGGCAACATCACAGCCTTTTCACAGGGCAACACCAGTGTTATCAACGTGACCGACGTCAACCGCAACCACACCGGCTGGTACCGCTGTGTGGCCAGCAATGCTGTCAACAGCGAGAGCTCCAACCGGTTATGGCTGGACACCATCT TTGGCCCAGACATCCCTCAGATAGACGTGACTCCGTACAGTATAACAGAGCGGGGATATTCAGCTCTGGAGAGAGAGACTGTTTCTTTACTGTGTCAAGCCCATTCAAACCCAGCCAGTCAGTACGTCTGGTTCTACAACAACTCCCAGGTCTACACGGGACCACAGCTAACCATCACAAAGATCCTCCGCATGCACACAGGCGACTACGCTTGTTTGGCACAGAACACCTACCTCAATACCCGCTCCAAAAAAACCATCAGCCTGACTGTCTACT ACCCGCCCGATGGCTCCCCTTCCTGTTCTGTGGAGCCAGCTCTGAATCACACCTCTCTGAGACTGCTCTGCTCCTGGCCTGGTGGattcccctccccctccctccactGGACAGGACACCTGAGACAAGTGGGACAAGCTGAGGCCGATACCGGACTGCAAACAAATCCAGTGACCAACACTGCCCTCTTGCTTTCGTCTGAAAGCCTGACTGCCAACGACACCTTGTTTACTTGCATGGGCTCCCACCTGGCGCTCCAACAGAGTGCAGAGTGCAGCACACGCTCAT ATATTCCACCTGCAGAGCCGGTGTGTTTTGCCTATGTGACTAACAACAAGCAGTATCTGATGCTGTCCTGCTCCTGGGATGGAGGGGCCCCAAAAGCTTTGGTTTGGTGGGAGGGCCCAGGTGGCCAAGGCAAAGGCGTTGAGGAGAACTCCAACATCTTGATCCTTCGCTATGGCACTGCCCGCGGCGGTAAACCCTACACCTGCCATGCTAAGCATCCACTTTTGACCCAAACCAAGACCTGCAGGCTCACGCTGG AGGCTCCTGTACTGCTGACACGACGCAGAGTTGTGTCTGTGTACGAGGGAAGTGATGTTCAGCTCACCTGCAACCTGAGAGAAAACTACCTTCCAGTTAGTGAAATCACCTGGTTTAACAACCAGGGTGTGGGTGTCCAAGACACCTCAAAGTACGCACTAATACGAACATCTGCATGGGCCAATCTGACGGTGAGAGACACGGATGAGACTCAAGATAGCGGCGAGTACAGATGCTCCACTTCTAATGCAGTGGGAGGAACTGAAATCAATGTCACTTTAGTGGTCAAGA GGCACCCCATGCCACCCAATGCGACCCTGCTCAGCGTGGTGTACAACAGCCGACAGCGTAACGAGGTGGACCTGGAGTGGCAGGTAGAGAACCAAGCAGGAGGAGGTTGGACAGGTTTTATCCTGCAGCACAGATGGGTGTCAGAGCGACCAGGAAGGAGAGGCAGCAACAATGATACAGAGGAGACGGAGGACAGGATCAGTCCACCAGTCTGGTACCGTAACATCATCCAGGACCCTGAAGCCAGGAGTCATACAATAGCGAGACTGATACCAACTGTTACCTACCAGTTCCGCATCATACCCATCAACCATCGCACCATTGGACACCCTTCTGCAGCAAAGACTCCAG CGGAACCACGCCTCAATATGTACCCTGCTATAATCGGAGCAGCTATAGGCGGGATGCTCATTGCAGCCATCCTCACGGCACTGCTGCTCATCTTCATAATCCGCAACCGCAACAACAATCCTC GACTACATGACATGCTGTTTGGGTT GCAGCACAGCCAGTCGAGAGAAAACATCAACTTTCCAGAGGATGAAGTGGTAGCCAGGTCAGAGGGAGGAATAGAGGAGATTGGGGAATCACCCAGTCCAG GTCCGTCCATGGCTTTACCCCGGGCAGCTTCACCCCTAACCACCAGCCAAGCCCCTCCTCCTGGAGAAGAGCCTGTCAACGTCACCATCACTGTCAAGGCCACAGGCTCATAG